The stretch of DNA TAGGGTGGGCATTGCCCATCCTACTCCCTAAATTTTGCTAAATATTCATCAAGCAAATTTATGTCTATCCTCTACCCTGTCCTTGATGATTTTCTTCCCGATTACAAAGTCAAAGAAGACTTGTTAAATATATTGTGGGAAGATGACTTAGAGTGTGAAATTGATTTAGAGACAGGGAAAATTAAAGTACCTCGCGATACTCTCCTAGAAGTCATTTCTAAAAGTTACAGACAGAACAATTACCAAATAGGTTTTGGTAATTATTATGCTGCTCAAGTTGCGATTGGAGGTGTAAAAAAACAAGAATCTGGTATCTTATATCCAGTTTATTGCTTTGCAACTCTTTTTTATAACAGGGAGCGAGATGTTATCACTACAGATGTTCATCCCGAAATGCGGTAACATATTGGTAAGATCGCCACAGCAGCACTAAGTAATAGGGTGGGCAATTCCCACCCAAACCGCTACATTTTGCGTTGATATTCTTCCAAAATATCCATCAAATTCACCTGACTGGCTGTCGGTATCAAATCGGCGAGCGGAATTTCTCTTTTTCCGCCTATCTTGACAGGAATATCTGACAGAATTTGTAGCACCTTACTTTCTTCAAGAGAATTATTCTGAAGCATGGGATATACCCGTTCCGCGAGGGGGGTGTGTAAATGTGCTTCCCGCAAGTAGAGATGCCACTTGGCAATGTCGATATAAACATTTTCGCCTATTTCGGCGGCCAGTTTTTCGATCGCTTCAGAAGTATTGGTTTTTGCCATAGGACTTACTCCGATAAAAAGCTACCTCGATCCTAATTGAATCAACCCCAGTCCCGGCGTAAATCCCTGCTTAGCAAGATTTTTCAATCTATCCTTGGGGAGATTTTGTGGGCGTTTCCGATGTCAGTTGCGGTTGGGAGTAGTTTGCGATCGCAAAAATATACACAGCATGGGCCACCAAAACCAGCGCCCATCCACCCGTCACCCACTTGGCCCAAGGCCATTCAGCATTTTTCAGGATATCGAAAAACCATATACCGGAATTACTAGCAGCAAAAATTGCGACATGGGTGGCGAAGTTCATGCGGTCATCGAGTTTGCGGAAAGCGGGGTCATTGCGATCGGGTTTGCGGGGCCAACGAGGAGGCATAGAATATTTCTATCGAGTGAAACAGAGTTAGTACTTATCTAGATTGTAGGGTAAGACTGAATAATTCTTTTGATTGAACTGATAAAATGATAAAAACTGCGGGAGCGTGTGTTTTCAATATTCAAATAAGGTGCTATTATTCTCGAACCGTTTATCTTCTGGTATTCAGGTACAAGGGATTTCAATTCTTGTGATGGATTTCCAAGCTCATCGGGATTTCGGAATTTCTTTTCATTTTGTCGTGAGGAAAGATTGGGTTTCTCATAAGCTTTTTCCACCGCCTCTAGATCGGAAAGATACCAGCTTTCCAGTTCGCGACAGGCAATACGTACAATAGCTTGAGACTTATTTGCTTCTTCGCATTTTTGTTTAAGTTTCGTTTTAATATCTTGGCAGTTGCCAGAATCTCGATCGCGCAAAATAATAAATGTTGCATCCGGATTCTTATATTTTTGTAGTTTTCGTACCATCTGCTTTTCTAGGTCTTGTTTACCTTCAAAAACAATATACCTAACAAATATATCCAGTTCTGCCGATATTATCTTCGGTAAAATACCTTCAATCATTACTTGTGCCGATAGTTCTTCTAGTAAGAAAACAAGCTCTCTCATAGCGGATCTGCCCCTTCAAAAAAACCCTGTCGCCAGAGATAGCCGAGTTTATCTCCATCATTCATGTAAGCTTTGATTTGTTCATCTTCACTCGCTCGCTTAACGAATGTGTAACCTCTTTCTTTTTTTAGCCAAAATACTTCTTCAAGTTCGCAACCATTTAAAAAATCTGGAGAATGAGTAGATACAAAAACTTGACCTCCCCGGCGTGCATAATCCCTAAATTCTTCTGCAAGTTCGTTAAGTAGTTTCGGGTAAAACTGGTTTTCTGGTTCTTCCACACATAGCAGTGGATGCGGCTTTGGATCGTACAAAAGCACTAAATAAGCAAACATTTTGAGCGTCCCATCAGAGACATATCGCGCCAGAAAAGGGTCTTGAAAATCGCCGTCCTTAAACCGAAGCAGTACCCGCCCTTCTTCAGTAATTTTTGCATCAACCTGAGTTATACCAGGAACTCGCTGTTTCAGCTTTTCAATGATTTTATTAAAAATATCACGATGCCTATTATACAAAAACTGTGTCACCAGCGCTAAGTTTTCACCCTCTTTTGAGAGATGTTCGGCATAACCAGATTCCCTTTCCGGTCGCGCTTGCTGGATGTGAAAATCGGAAATATGCCAGTTTTCAAGCAAATCACCAATGGCTTTACTTGCCGGAAATTGTTCAAATTGCGCCAAACCTTTCAAGGCCAGAATATCTGGAGATTTCATTTCATATTTTTCCCATCTTAACTCTGTGCGATCGGTAATTCGATCGGGTTGATTGATAACAGCTTCTCCCTTACCTTTACAAAAATCCAGAAAACGCCAAGCCTGACCTTTACTATCCTCTTGGTATTGGAGAATCTCTTTTTCTATTATAGGGCGATCGTCTTCTTCGTTTATTTTTAAAGAATAGGTAACTAATGGGGATTTATCATCTTGACTAAACTTTAATTCAATTTCTATCGCTCCTGTTGAATTCCGGCTTCTTACTTCCTGAAATCCTCTCGCGCCTCCTAATTTGGTTAGGGCAATATGAATGTTATCAGTTAAAGCATCTTTGAGAAAACTGAATACGTTAAAAATGGTTGTTTTACCTGTACCATTTGCACCGACGAAAACGCACATTTTAGGAATCTTTTTGATTTCAAGTTCTCTGAAAGCTTTAAAATTTTTTAGGCGGATACTTTCGATTTTCATAACTCACTATTACGCGCTTGTGTATACGGATAGATTATGATGAAATTCTGGATGACTAAACTACTCCATTCCACGACTCTGCAATTTATTAGCAACTCTGATTTCGGCTAAACTTTTTTTATATTTCTGGTTTATCTCTAGAGTAAAATCAGCTAATTCCTTCATTTGATGCTCGGTAATTTTAGCCAGTTCGCGCAGTTCTTTCATTTTGGCTAATTCGCCTTCACTCATAGATGGTTGTGTCATCCTCAGTCCTCCAAAGGAGTTTTAAGTTGATTAGCATTCATTTTAGCTCAGTGAAATCAACCGCCATAAATCAACCTAAAGATAGATAGCGAAAGCTCCTAGTTCCTCAGTAATCTAAATGTAGATGGAAAAAAGTAAGATGCGATCGCACCTGTCAGCACGATCGCCAAAACATCAGCAGTCCTCAATCAAAAAAAAGATAACCGCATTCGAGAAATATTTATCTCGAACTTATTACTTTGATTCAGTTAGAACTACTACTGCTCAATCCACACGGAAACCGAACCACCATCGCAGGGAAACTCGCCCCAGCCCTCCTCATTAGTATGCACAGGTTCCTTGATATATTCCATTAAGTCAACAAAAGTTGAGTTAGGTTTACCCACCTCCATCCACTTGCTGCCACCTGGGCCATCGCTCATCATCACAGCCATTCCCTTGGGATGTTCGGAGTCGCCCAAGCGCGTCCAGCCGATAATATTGGGATGGTCGAAGTAATCGTACTGAGGCCCGTAGCCATAGTGTTTGCGAGCGTAAAGAAACTTATCGATCGCATAACGGTGAGATTCCATCTT from Aerosakkonema funiforme FACHB-1375 encodes:
- a CDS encoding DUF3181 family protein; translated protein: MAKTNTSEAIEKLAAEIGENVYIDIAKWHLYLREAHLHTPLAERVYPMLQNNSLEESKVLQILSDIPVKIGGKREIPLADLIPTASQVNLMDILEEYQRKM
- a CDS encoding 2TM domain-containing protein; translated protein: MPPRWPRKPDRNDPAFRKLDDRMNFATHVAIFAASNSGIWFFDILKNAEWPWAKWVTGGWALVLVAHAVYIFAIANYSQPQLTSETPTKSPQG
- a CDS encoding DUF4276 family protein; its protein translation is MRELVFLLEELSAQVMIEGILPKIISAELDIFVRYIVFEGKQDLEKQMVRKLQKYKNPDATFIILRDRDSGNCQDIKTKLKQKCEEANKSQAIVRIACRELESWYLSDLEAVEKAYEKPNLSSRQNEKKFRNPDELGNPSQELKSLVPEYQKINGSRIIAPYLNIENTRSRSFYHFISSIKRIIQSYPTI
- a CDS encoding AAA family ATPase; this translates as MKIESIRLKNFKAFRELEIKKIPKMCVFVGANGTGKTTIFNVFSFLKDALTDNIHIALTKLGGARGFQEVRSRNSTGAIEIELKFSQDDKSPLVTYSLKINEEDDRPIIEKEILQYQEDSKGQAWRFLDFCKGKGEAVINQPDRITDRTELRWEKYEMKSPDILALKGLAQFEQFPASKAIGDLLENWHISDFHIQQARPERESGYAEHLSKEGENLALVTQFLYNRHRDIFNKIIEKLKQRVPGITQVDAKITEEGRVLLRFKDGDFQDPFLARYVSDGTLKMFAYLVLLYDPKPHPLLCVEEPENQFYPKLLNELAEEFRDYARRGGQVFVSTHSPDFLNGCELEEVFWLKKERGYTFVKRASEDEQIKAYMNDGDKLGYLWRQGFFEGADPL